The Primulina eburnea isolate SZY01 chromosome 12, ASM2296580v1, whole genome shotgun sequence genome includes the window TGTGCTAAGGTTTTATACCAGTGTAGTTTCTCTTTGTTATCCGATATAATGGAAAATTACGTATCTCCTGATCAATTCACCCATTCTATCGTTGGAAAAGAACTGTGCGGGAATGGTTATGTTACTGAAGCTCTAAAGTTTCATGGCTGGGCTCTGAATCTCAAAGATAGCTTTCCCttaaaatatattaatcaaTTATCTTTGCAGAAACAACAATATATCAGGAGCCAAACAGCTTCTGTGTTCCATGTTTGTCAGGGGATTCATCCCCAACCTTGTGACATATTACCATGATTGATGGATACTGTAAGGCAGGTTAAATGGGAATCGCTGTTAACAAGTATAGAAATGGAGAAGGATTCAGATTAATTATGTAAAGAAGGATTGTAGATGTTGCAACAAAACACAACAAATACGTTAAGTTGAAACATTGTATAAATCGATACCCTGAGAAACAAAACACAGCAAATAAGAGAATAAAACAACAAAAGAATACTTTTAATATAGAATAGAACTTATTAACCAAACTTTATGTTCATTCGGGATTACAGAAGACAACTGTCCAAAGAATTAAACAAAAACAACGTAAAAAAGAGTGGTCCGTAGCTTCTTTTTTTTATCTACAACAGGTCACCCCAGAGCATCTTCAAACTCCCTTATGCAACCAATATGCATGCTTACATACAGGGacatcaaagtcttttaacCTCCGTTCTTTCTACTTATAAACTTGAATCCAACTAATAAAATTTCTGCTTTTTATCTAATCACAATTCAACCCACAAACCTCTAAAATGATCCCGTCTTTAGACAAAAATGGGTTGATACGAACCCACAACAGCGTCAAAATAGAAGCAAGAAGAATCGACCAAACCACGATTATAGTGGGTACTCTATCTTGTTTCCCCATGAAACCTTTGAGGAAGGGGTATAAATGGACGATCACCCACAATGCAAAGAAAAGTCTGCCAAATAGAGGTCCCCACGTTTCATAGCCATTGTTAATGGCGTCTGAGATACCAACTATgaccccaataatgtttatgatcatcAGAGTCATTGGAGGGATTAGCAAAGATGTCCACTTGAAGAGGTAAAGCTCCGAATATTCTCCATCATCGGCTGCTTTGGATGTAACAGTGAAGTTCGTGCTTACACCAGCCAAAACCTTAAGCAGACCTTGTATTAGAGCGAAAAAGTGAGATGAGACACCACCAATCACCCAAAACTGCTCGTTTCTCCACCAGTCGTCGATTCCAACACCACCCCACTGCATCTCTAAGATACTCGTTGCAGCAATTGATATAAAAAGGCCCATGAAAATTATACTCGCATAGTTACTGATCTGTATATTATAACACAAGATAAGAGTCAGCAAAACGATTATCAAACTAACTAAAAGTTTGTCTTTTCTATCAGAGATTCACCTCTGGGACAATGAACTTTCCGGTAAGGAGGCAAACAGCTGGCAGGGTGCAATAAACGATCAAGGGAAGTGATGTCAATGGATATACCACCGAGTTTATGTAAGAAAATCTTTCCAACGGTTTCAGACCACACCCATATCCATACCAAAGAGGGCAATGCCTGCTAAAGAAAATTTCAACAGATCCCAGAGCCCACCGAAGAACCTGGTGTAAACGATCCGATAGATTGATAGGGGCCGACCCTTTGAAAGCAGGCCGATGTGGTATGCAGTAAACGGATCTCCAGCCATGGCAATGCATCTTAAAACCAGTCAAGATGTCCTCAGTAACCGAACCATAAATCCATCCGACCTGATAGTGAAGAACACGAGTGTCAATGCAAAAAATCACTATAAGATCATTGGGAAAAAGACTCTACATGGAAACAGAATACCTCTTTCCCCCAGTCTGTTTTATCCTCGTAACCGCAACTAATGACATGAATAGCTTCTTTCAAGAGGGAAGCTGATGATGCTCCAGGTGGAACACCGCCTTCTTCCAGAAGTGTTGAAGCAATGAAAACCGGTGATTGACCAAATTTTTTCTCAAATTTAATCTGGGGCATGAGGGTTGATTTTTCACTTTCAATTCCTGCCACGTGGGTGAAATTTACAATATAAATACCAAGAAATCAATACAAAAAACCAGGGAAATTTGATTAATTCTTCTTTAAATGTAACGTCATTAGTAGTGTTTAAGTACTCTTATAAAATAACGCCGCTTTGAAATTTACTCTCTCACCTTCTATTCCTTGCTCAATATTTTCAAGAGCATGGACCTGTGTTGAAGCTTCCCTGCTCTTAGTCTTTTTCTTATTATTCTTTGATTTTGCTTTCTTACTTTTCTTTCTAGATCCGCAGCAGAAGCAACACCATTTGGGCCAACAATTGCAAGTTTTACCCGGCGGTTTTGCCTTCTTGGGAGCATCATATCCATAAAGCGCTTGCCTCCTGAAGACACATCCAGTTCCGACATAAATTGGACCTTGGATCCCATCAAGTCCTTTCATATTTATCTAGCAGTAGAGATAAAATTAGCCTTTTACAAAAAAACGTCATAGAATTATGCACGTATAACACTCATAGTTTGTAGTAGAACGCTGAATACCCTTAAAAATCACACGTACATCAAAAAAGACAACGTTGCGATTTGAATATCTATCATGCCGATCAATTCCATCAAATCTTTGAGGAAATTGCACATAACATATCTTCTTTCCAGCTTGAGGATCCATCATGAAACACATAGCTTCCCTTAGAGCTTTGCTGTTATTTATGTAGTGGTCACAATCAACATTCAGCAGGTATGGAGCATTTGAGATGACAGCTGATACCCGTATCTGGAATTAAAAAaacattaattataaataagatAGCTGAAGATGCAACAAATTACTCTGGAAAGCGTAAACATATTCGGAATGGAAGGAAGAGAAAAGAAGATAGTAACCAAAGCATTCATAGCACCGGCTTTTTTGTGATGCTCAAAACCAGGCCTCTTCTCACGCGAAACATATATGAGACAAGGCAATTCATTCCCTTCAATATCCTGGACACCATTTTGACCCAAGAACACCTGTTGCAAAAATCGAAATACAATGAGAAATTCTTCTAGTCGATAACATTTCCGTCAAAAGTAAGCATAAAATCAGAGCAAGTTCACTATACCTGGATCATTCCAGGGTGGTCCCTGACATTATTTCCCGGCCACGGTGTTCCGTCCTGCATGGTCCAACCATCCTCAGGAACCTTCTGTGCGGTGGCAACCAATCCATTTATTCGAATTTTGAACTCTTCGTACTCTCTCTAAATGACGAGCATTGCAGAAAGAAAGTTTCAGCCATCAAAATTCAAACCCAAAATGTGAAAAAAATATCTACTTTTGGGCGCTTTATAAACAGTGTGTGGTCATCTTAAATGAAAACACGAGTTATTGACCTATTTTTCTTTTCCATAAACCCAAAGGTAGTGTAAAATCCGAATCTAGCGAAAAAATACACATTAAGTCAATGACGAGATTATTTCCGAAACAGAAAAAAAGGAAAAGGTATAACACCTTCATTGCCCGGCGTTCCCTCACAAATGTTGGCTCTACCTTGTCTTTCAAATAGTCAACCTTTTGGGCAAAATACCATTCAGGAGCCCGAGGTTCTATGCTAAACTTTTTGCAGAATGGGACCCATTTCCTGGCAAACTCACATGTCTCGGATAGAGCTTCAAAAGTAAGCATTGCAGCACCATCATCTGAGACATAGCAAGCAACCTTGTCCACAGGATAATCGACGGCAAGAATAGAAAGAACCGTGTTCGCAGTAATGAGTGGCGGTTCTTTCATGGGGTCAACTGTACTCACAAATATGTCCACAGGCATTAGCTCAGAGGGCTTTCCTTCTTTCTCATATCTGGAACATTGAAGTCGGATGTTATCAGCAAGACGGATAAACAAAAATGGGCAGAAAAATTAGATGAAATATTTACCTTAGTGAAAGCCTATCAAGGTACGTTTCTCGCAAAATTGGAGACCACTTTGGAAACTGATCGAACAACCATGAGACAGCGAACCATATCTCACATATAATTGACGTTAGCCACAAGCCATATGCGTCATTGACAGGATGAAGAACTCTATAGTGAAAAAACAACCCAAGAATTGCCATTCGAAGTAAAATGATCATTCTGTAAGGGTTTATCTTGCTTGAAGGTATTGGTAGCTTCCTCGAAAGAGGTTGTCTGCCTTCGTCCATCCTGTAAGTTACGATAGAAAACATCAAGTTATGAGGTAAATAAACTGGAAGCAAAAGAAGTACAGTTGAAAGAAATCGAATTAACTATATATTTTGATCACTTTAATACTGCCATATGATTAAGTTATCGGGTCATATATAAATTGACATTATCTATAAATTTTGTTATGAATCAATGGCTGTCAGATTTTGCTTAACAATAATACAGCCGCTTGGCTTCTACAGTTACTCCTACACCTTAAGAGTTGCAGAAAATAGTGACAATAAGCAAACTACTACATTTGCATGCCTCAAACATAACTGAGATAAAAATAAGAGCAAAGGTTGAACAAAAGAGAAGCACATGCAAGTCCTTTTATAGAAGAAAATAGAAATGAGGATAAAATATATCCAAGATTTATAGCCTAGAATGCTcaatatgttaaaaaaaattcttgcaTTCCATTAGGTGCCTAATTTTGGCGTAACAAAGAAAAAAGATTCTCTTTCAAACTCATGGTATCTGCAAATTCTTGTCAAGAGTAATGGCACATGCAAGTCAAGATAAGATTAATTTCACTAGCAACAAATAGCGCAAAGTTACAGTTGCAATACCGAAACTCACACGCAAACAGATAATATAGAAATATAAAAAGGAACGTGAAAAAGGAAACCGAAACAATGAACCTACTTAGGTAAATCAGGATCATCCAGCTCATCCCCGCCTTTGTCTCCTTGATGTTTAACCACCTGAAGCCTATCGTTTTGTTTTTTCTTCCATTCATCCATTCTTTCCTTCCAAGCAACAGTACCATATCCATATACAGCTAAGTCTTTCTTCGGATCCATTGGACGCGGTGGCACTGCAACATTGTTGAAAAATTGAAGTTCGACATCTAGGAAACTAATTGAACATCTAGGACTAACATTGAAAGATTACCGGTCATGGAGGAATCGGAAAATGCCATAGGATGGACTCGCTTCCCACGACCCATGAACGGAGGGATGATGAGAGCATGCTTGTCCGCAGAAATTGTATCATCCTTCATTAGGAACCATTATCATAAAACATTCTTATCAGAACGACAGTACTGAAAAACCTATTTAATCCATTCTCACGATTcacattttctttcaaattcccTATGCGAGAACCACATCAGTTAAACGAGGAGAAACCCACCTCTTGACCATAAGTAAGGAGAGGAATATCTGAGTTAACGGCCGAGGGATCCAATTCTGATGAAGAAGTGCAGATACCAGAAGAACCACGACTAACATTAAGCCGAGCAGCAAGCGCTGCCTCAGCAATCTGATGAAGATCTCTTCTTTCATTGCTGTTATAATCAAATTCATTCTCcaaatcatcaaattcttcttcttcatcatctcCATCGACTCTCGGACTCCCTAAAGATCAAAATGCTGATTAATGACATCATTACTAAAACAAGAAAAGATGATGCAGCAACATCCGAGATAatgagaagaagaaaaattacCTTTTATTCGCTTGTATCGGGTTTTGCACTGAGGACAAGCTTGATTACCCTCTCGTCTTTCATATTCATAACAAGGTCTGCAAACAGGGAATGCGCATTCATTACAGGCGACAAATGGCTCACCATCTACACCAAACTCAATCTCATCTCCACAAATCTGACAAATCTGTCCAGTCAACTCTTTGACAGAAGTAACCTGCCATTTCCAACATTAATGTAAGAATTGGCACCAGATCGAGATTCtgtgttgagaaacaaagatcGACGCAAGACAATGCGACTGTATTAAGACTCCAACAAATTCAAAAGTGAATTCAGGATAAACTGCAATAAAGCATGTGAGAACAATTTGGACCGACCGTGAAATCTGGAAAAGTTAAAAAGAACAAATCAAGAAAGTCAATTGCTTATCACACACTGCATCAAGAATGACACAGAAATATGAACAATACGAAAAAATGCTGCAGAGCAGTTGAAATTCCTTTGCTTTAGCAAACTGCGAAAATTCCAAATTGCATACagaaaatcaaaacaaaaattatttCCAACAGACCAGTAAATTTGAAGATCTCATACCAAAATGGCACGCAAACTTAAAACTGGAAATTAGCCAACGCGGAGTGACTGAGCAGTGTGAACACAAAGTCACGCAAAAAAGCTTCGCATAACGCAACCAAATTGAGAAAAATTGAATAAACAAGAGAATATGAATTCTATAAGACGCTGACCCTTCCAATCTCATCGGCATTGATGAGTACAAACTCATTCCTGTTGTGTGAACCCGCCACAAGTCTCCCTTTCGTATCCATTCCAGAAAAATAAACCTTAAAAAAAACTCTTCCTATTCCACACGCGAaccttcacaatctttacagaAAAGGAGTAACAAAATCGATTCTTTATCCTTCACTCAAGAACCATCTGCATACACACAGGGAAATGACGAAACCCAGGTCCTCAGTCCTCTGATTTATTCTCCTCTCTCACTACCCACAAAGCCCTTCGCATTAAACAATCAACTAACGGTGATGCATGAACGGACAACACAAGAAGACAAAAACTACAATCACATTTGGTGAATGGGAATGTGGGATTCTATTAAAGAGGGATTTCGGTGGATTTCTTCCAGTTCTTTTCTTCAGAGAAACCCCCTGTTTTCGATGAAAGGGTTTCTCCCCCTCTCTCctcttttatttatttcaatCTTTTGGTGATGTATGAGCTGTGAAGGGGCTGTACTGTGTGGATCAAAATACTAAAAGACACCCGGGTAGAAGAAGAAGGAAGAAATCAACAccaacaaaagaaaaatatatatactgcGTAAGATCTATGTTTTCTTTATACCCAAGAGagagaaaatatatttaaggaaaatgaaaaaataaactATGGAAGAGTTACAGGGATTTGGTAATAAAATAGACAGAAGAGAAAAAGAACCGAAACATGAAGATTAAACGCGTACTCCATTAGAACAGTGATTATGATTTATCCGTTTGTATTATTATCAGAATAGGTTTCACAATTTTACGATTTCACAATTTTACGATTCACAattttacgaatctttatctgtaagacagGTCAATCTTACTGATATTAACattttttgcataaaaaataatattttttcatggatgacccaaataagaaacttgtttcataaaatacgacccatgagatcgtctaacacaaatttttgcttttaatttaatattttcaggAATCTCCATTAAATTTATGccatatatattgatttata containing:
- the LOC140808355 gene encoding cellulose synthase A catalytic subunit 2 [UDP-forming]-like, with the protein product MDTKGRLVAGSHNRNEFVLINADEIGRVTSVKELTGQICQICGDEIEFGVDGEPFVACNECAFPVCRPCYEYERREGNQACPQCKTRYKRIKGSPRVDGDDEEEEFDDLENEFDYNSNERRDLHQIAEAALAARLNVSRGSSGICTSSSELDPSAVNSDIPLLTYGQEDDTISADKHALIIPPFMGRGKRVHPMAFSDSSMTVPPRPMDPKKDLAVYGYGTVAWKERMDEWKKKQNDRLQVVKHQGDKGGDELDDPDLPKMDEGRQPLSRKLPIPSSKINPYRMIILLRMAILGLFFHYRVLHPVNDAYGLWLTSIICEIWFAVSWLFDQFPKWSPILRETYLDRLSLRYEKEGKPSELMPVDIFVSTVDPMKEPPLITANTVLSILAVDYPVDKVACYVSDDGAAMLTFEALSETCEFARKWVPFCKKFSIEPRAPEWYFAQKVDYLKDKVEPTFVRERRAMKREYEEFKIRINGLVATAQKVPEDGWTMQDGTPWPGNNVRDHPGMIQVFLGQNGVQDIEGNELPCLIYVSREKRPGFEHHKKAGAMNALIRVSAVISNAPYLLNVDCDHYINNSKALREAMCFMMDPQAGKKICYVQFPQRFDGIDRHDRYSNRNVVFFDINMKGLDGIQGPIYVGTGCVFRRQALYGYDAPKKAKPPGKTCNCWPKWCCFCCGSRKKSKKAKSKNNKKKTKSREASTQVHALENIEQGIEGIESEKSTLMPQIKFEKKFGQSPVFIASTLLEEGGVPPGASSASLLKEAIHVISCGYEDKTDWGKEVGWIYGSVTEDILTGFKMHCHGWRSVYCIPHRPAFKGSAPINLSDRLHQVLRWALGSVEIFFSRHCPLWYGYGCGLKPLERFSYINSVVYPLTSLPLIVYCTLPAVCLLTGKFIVPEISNYASIIFMGLFISIAATSILEMQWGGVGIDDWWRNEQFWVIGGVSSHFFALIQGLLKVLAGVSTNFTVTSKAADDGEYSELYLFKWTSLLIPPMTLMIINIIGVIVGISDAINNGYETWGPLFGRLFFALWVIVHLYPFLKGFMGKQDRVPTIIVVWSILLASILTLLWVRINPFLSKDGIILEVCGLNCD